In Acidobacteriota bacterium, a single genomic region encodes these proteins:
- the ruvC gene encoding crossover junction endodeoxyribonuclease RuvC: protein MNPRCRTDVPAAPALRVIGVDPGSETTGVGIVEHAAGKSRVLFWEAIAAGREPTFPGRLRLIHEHLTQAVALYQPHSASVENVFYALNVQSALKLGQTRGAVLLSLELAGVETFSYTPLEIKKALVGYGRAGKEQVRDMVRLLLGLAGREIPIDASDALAAALCHVNHHAVRSAWDLAAANTPGPPRLKIGRRFR, encoded by the coding sequence ATGAATCCGAGATGCAGGACTGACGTCCCGGCGGCGCCCGCGCTCCGGGTGATCGGCGTCGATCCCGGCAGCGAGACCACGGGCGTCGGGATCGTCGAGCACGCGGCCGGGAAAAGCCGCGTCCTTTTCTGGGAAGCCATCGCCGCCGGCCGGGAGCCCACCTTTCCCGGCCGGTTGCGTCTCATCCACGAGCACCTGACCCAGGCGGTCGCCCTCTACCAACCCCACTCCGCCTCCGTCGAGAACGTCTTCTACGCCCTGAACGTCCAGAGTGCCCTCAAGCTCGGCCAGACCCGGGGCGCCGTGCTCCTCTCCCTGGAACTGGCGGGGGTGGAGACCTTTTCCTACACGCCGCTGGAGATCAAGAAGGCGCTGGTGGGGTACGGGCGGGCGGGAAAGGAGCAGGTTCGGGACATGGTCCGCCTCCTGCTGGGCCTGGCGGGCCGGGAGATCCCCATCGACGCTTCGGACGCCCTGGCCGCGGCGCTGTGCCACGTCAACCACCACGCCGTGCGGTCGGCCTGGGACCTCGCCGCCGCGAACACCCCCGGGCCGCCCCGCCTGAAGATCGGCCGGCGCTTCCGCTGA
- a CDS encoding DUF4147 domain-containing protein: MEVIASGPTVPDPATFADAWDVLVRHGVLDAVPPPVRAHLTEGLEGRAADTPKPGDPLFGQVHNVLVGNNRQAALAAAAEASRGGFRPIVVSDRLQGEARAAGRILAGLARSAAAAARGRPENWTPALPPASGLAGEPFRPGENRTPNHCPDAGASFSDGIPPRVATPPAPLCLILGGETTVTLRGEGLGGRNQETALAAALELDGLEGALVVCLATDGGDGPTDAAGAFADGETVSRARALGLDPADHLARNDAYPFFAALGDLVVTGPTRTNVNDLALVIVHPGQTGPGNLLQRFPPGRRSFN; encoded by the coding sequence CTGGAGGTGATCGCCTCGGGACCGACGGTGCCGGACCCCGCCACCTTCGCCGACGCCTGGGACGTGCTGGTCCGTCACGGGGTCCTGGATGCCGTCCCTCCCCCGGTCCGGGCCCATCTGACCGAGGGGCTCGAGGGCCGGGCGGCCGACACCCCCAAGCCCGGCGATCCCCTCTTCGGCCAAGTTCACAACGTTCTCGTGGGAAACAACCGCCAGGCCGCCCTGGCCGCCGCGGCGGAGGCCTCCCGCGGCGGGTTCCGCCCCATCGTCGTCTCCGACCGCCTCCAGGGGGAGGCCCGCGCGGCAGGACGCATCCTGGCCGGCCTCGCGAGGAGCGCGGCTGCCGCGGCACGGGGTCGGCCCGAAAATTGGACACCCGCTCTTCCCCCCGCTTCCGGTCTGGCTGGCGAGCCCTTCCGCCCCGGCGAGAACAGGACACCCAACCACTGTCCGGATGCCGGCGCTTCCTTTTCCGACGGCATCCCCCCCCGGGTCGCAACACCCCCGGCGCCCCTCTGCCTCATCCTCGGCGGGGAAACCACGGTCACGCTGCGGGGGGAAGGACTGGGCGGCCGCAACCAGGAGACGGCCCTGGCGGCGGCCCTGGAACTGGACGGCCTCGAGGGTGCCTTGGTGGTCTGCCTGGCCACCGACGGCGGCGACGGGCCCACCGACGCCGCCGGCGCCTTCGCGGACGGGGAGACGGTCTCGCGCGCCCGGGCCCTCGGCCTGGACCCGGCGGACCACCTCGCCCGCAACGACGCCTACCCCTTCTTCGCCGCGCTGGGCGACCTCGTCGTCACGGGCCCCACCCGCACCAACGTCAACGACCTGGCGCTGGTGATCGTGCATCCGGGGCAAACCGGCCCTGGCAACCTGCTTCAGCGCTTTCCTCCCGGGAGGCGTTCTTTTAACTGA
- a CDS encoding DegT/DnrJ/EryC1/StrS family aminotransferase, producing MSVAFLDLTRQNREILDEALAAVREAILNSAFIGGPAVSAFESNFAAFCGAPHGVAVNSGTDALRLAILALGVEPGDEIVTVPFTFIATAEVITQCGCRPVFADIEPVHYGLDPAKLEAALTPRTRGIVPVHLYGHPADMGPILEIARKHGLWLLEDACQAHGAALDGRVAGSLGDAAAFSFYPTKNMGAFGEGGFITARDEAVAHKCLALRNHGQSARYSHEFEGYNARLDAIQAAFLDAKLKRLPDWNAARAHIAGRYLGELEGVGDLVLPKTAPGATHVYHQFVVRTARRDALRQHLAGLGIGTAVHYPLPLHLQKAYAHLGYAEGAFPVSEACAREVMSLPMYQGLADEEATEVITAVRGFFRP from the coding sequence ATGAGCGTAGCCTTTCTCGACCTGACCCGGCAGAACCGGGAGATCCTGGACGAGGCCCTCGCCGCCGTGCGCGAGGCCATTCTCAACAGCGCCTTCATCGGCGGCCCCGCGGTGTCCGCCTTCGAATCGAACTTCGCGGCCTTCTGCGGCGCGCCCCACGGCGTGGCCGTCAACAGCGGAACCGACGCCCTGCGCCTGGCCATCCTCGCCCTGGGCGTGGAACCGGGGGACGAGATCGTCACGGTCCCCTTCACCTTCATCGCCACCGCCGAGGTGATCACCCAGTGCGGCTGCCGGCCCGTGTTCGCGGACATCGAACCGGTCCACTACGGCCTGGACCCCGCGAAACTCGAGGCGGCCCTCACCCCCCGGACCCGCGGCATCGTCCCGGTCCACCTCTACGGCCACCCGGCCGACATGGGTCCCATCCTGGAGATCGCCCGGAAACATGGCCTCTGGTTGCTGGAAGACGCCTGCCAGGCCCACGGCGCCGCGCTGGACGGGCGGGTCGCCGGCAGCCTCGGAGACGCCGCGGCCTTCAGCTTCTACCCCACCAAGAACATGGGGGCCTTCGGCGAGGGCGGCTTCATCACGGCCCGCGACGAGGCCGTGGCCCACAAGTGCCTCGCCCTGCGCAACCACGGGCAGAGTGCCCGGTACAGCCACGAGTTCGAGGGCTACAACGCCCGGCTGGACGCCATCCAGGCCGCTTTCCTGGACGCCAAGCTGAAACGGCTTCCCGACTGGAACGCGGCGCGCGCACATATTGCCGGTCGCTACCTCGGCGAACTGGAGGGCGTCGGGGACCTGGTCCTGCCGAAAACCGCCCCCGGGGCGACGCACGTGTACCACCAGTTCGTGGTCCGCACCGCCCGTCGGGACGCCCTCCGGCAGCACCTCGCGGGGCTCGGGATCGGCACCGCCGTCCACTACCCGCTGCCGTTGCACCTCCAGAAGGCCTACGCGCACCTGGGGTACGCCGAGGGCGCCTTCCCGGTTTCGGAAGCATGCGCCCGGGAAGTCATGTCCCTGCCCATGTACCAGGGCCTCGCCGATGAGGAAGCGACCGAGGTGATCACCGCCGTTCGCGGGTTCTTCCGGCCGTGA
- a CDS encoding DUF1972 domain-containing protein: MRVAILGTRGIPANYGGFETFAQELAVRLVKRGHAVTVYGRNHYVPRGLREHEGVRLVRLPAVRHKYLDTVSHTVLSVLHALFRRFDVLLVCNAANAFCCWVPRLTGKKVVLNVDGLERNRRKWNALGRLHYRVSETLSCWFPSAVVTDAVAIQRYYRDRHRTETTMIPYGADPFDTPPGETLARLGVGPGDYYLYVSRLEPENNAHLVVRLFEGLKTDRKLLVVGDAPYAKEYIAALKATKDPRIRFPGAIYGEGYRELVSNAHAYLHATEVGGTHPALVENLASGNVVFCLDTPENREVVGDAGVLFDAADAAGALARLQAFEDDPAGAASLRARARARAAAHYAWDTVVEAYLGLFERLVRRKSEKNA; encoded by the coding sequence CTGCGGGTCGCCATCCTGGGGACCCGGGGGATCCCCGCCAACTACGGCGGCTTCGAGACCTTTGCCCAGGAGTTGGCCGTCCGCCTGGTGAAGCGGGGTCACGCCGTCACCGTCTACGGCCGGAACCACTACGTGCCCCGCGGCCTGCGGGAGCACGAGGGGGTCCGCCTGGTGCGGCTGCCCGCCGTGCGCCACAAGTACCTGGACACGGTCTCCCACACCGTCCTCTCCGTCCTGCACGCCCTGTTCCGCCGCTTCGACGTGCTCCTGGTCTGCAACGCCGCCAACGCCTTCTGCTGCTGGGTGCCCCGCCTCACGGGGAAGAAGGTGGTGCTCAACGTGGACGGCCTGGAGCGCAACCGGAGGAAGTGGAACGCCCTGGGGCGGCTTCACTACCGGGTGTCCGAGACGCTGTCGTGCTGGTTCCCCTCGGCGGTGGTGACCGACGCCGTCGCGATCCAGCGCTACTACCGGGACCGGCACCGGACCGAGACGACCATGATCCCCTACGGGGCCGACCCGTTCGACACGCCGCCCGGCGAGACCCTGGCGCGGCTCGGGGTGGGGCCCGGGGACTACTACCTCTACGTGAGCCGCCTGGAGCCCGAGAACAACGCCCACCTCGTCGTCCGGCTCTTCGAGGGCCTCAAGACCGACCGGAAGTTGCTGGTGGTGGGCGACGCGCCGTACGCCAAGGAGTACATCGCCGCCCTCAAGGCCACGAAAGACCCCCGGATCCGCTTCCCCGGTGCCATCTACGGCGAGGGGTACCGGGAGTTGGTGTCCAACGCCCACGCCTACCTCCACGCCACGGAAGTGGGGGGGACCCACCCGGCCCTGGTGGAGAACCTGGCGTCGGGGAACGTGGTCTTCTGCCTCGACACCCCGGAAAACCGCGAGGTGGTGGGCGACGCCGGGGTCCTCTTCGACGCCGCCGACGCGGCCGGCGCGCTCGCCCGGCTCCAGGCCTTCGAGGACGACCCCGCGGGCGCCGCGTCGCTGCGGGCTCGGGCACGGGCGCGCGCCGCGGCGCACTACGCGTGGGACACCGTGGTGGAGGCCTACCTGGGCCTCTTCGAACGCCTGGTCCGACGAAAAAGCGAAAAAAACGCTTGA